Within Carassius gibelio isolate Cgi1373 ecotype wild population from Czech Republic chromosome A16, carGib1.2-hapl.c, whole genome shotgun sequence, the genomic segment tttatttcagtGAATGGAAACTAAAGCTTTCAAACTCAAAGAAGGgtgcaaaaacattataaaagtaatcatatgACTTGATACAAAAAGATAAAATACTCCCAAGCTGTATGAACCACTTTTTggagcttttgtttctttttaaaatggctgttttaagtgaacaatccctttaaatcACATGTATGCTTAATGAAAAAGATGTGTTTCTAACCTCATGGCTTTCTTGCTCTGATCAGTCTCCTGTGAAGAATGGCAACCCATCTCTCTCGTCGTTCTCGTCATCCGCCTCATCGTCGGGCTCCTCCTcaggctcctcctcctcctcttcactgGTTTCTGTGGCGACTGCTGTTGGTGGCTGCACAGCGATCTCTGGGAGCAGCAGTCTGCTGGGAAGCTTTAGCAGCGCAGTGCAGCAGCATGTTCCTCAGTCTCAGCAGCAAGCACAGGTCAAACTCTCCTCGACATCTACACCCTCCAACAACACGCCTAGTCCTCCTAGCCACCCCACGTTACCTGCCTCCACCACTGCCTCTCTGCCTAGTTCCAGCACACCTGGCCCAGTAACTTCCAGTTCCCAGTCCCAGGCCTCATCTGTTCTTGGGGTTGAGGGCTCTAGACTGGGTTTGGGCCTTGTGAAGGGGAGCGTGACAGTGACCAGCAGCAGTAGTGGAGCTCAGATGCCAGGTCTGGGCATGGCAGGCTTGTCTGGTTCTCTCAACACCATGGCGGCGCTTCTCTCAGGCTCTAACCCTGCTCCCTATGCCCAGGCAGCTGCTGGAGGAACATCAGGTGGTGCCTCCAGTGGTCCAGTAGGGAGCAGTAGTGGTAGTTCTGGCATGTCTATACCGAGCGGAGGTGCAGGGGGAACTAACACGGGCGCAACCAGTAATGGCACGGGGACAGGGGTTGGTATGAGCTTGCTAGGGTCCAGTCCGGGTCATGGTTCTCTGACCGGAGGGATTCTAAACCTGGTACCGGGGCAGACGGCTCTCCAGGGGTCTGCACAGATACCTGTGAGCCATGTGGGCACAGCACCTGGAGGAGGAACTGGAGAGAGCGGGTTGGGTGGAAATGGAAGCAGTTCTGTGGCAAGTGCAGGAGTGGGGACAAATGTAGCACCTGCAAGACCACCTAGCGGCCTCAAACAAAATGGAGCAACCAGTGAGTTTTTTTAATCTGGCCATTACcgattttccggactataaatcgcaattcttttcatagtttggctggtcctgcgacttatagtcaggtgcgacttatctaAATTAATTgtacatgaaccaagagaaaacattaccgtctacagccgcgagagggcgctctatgctgctcagtgctcctgtagcataccactgaaaacatagagcgccctctcacggctgtaatgttttctcttcgtTCTAAATATATGCAACttacagtccagtgcgacttatagtccgaaaaatagggTACTTATCCACTGTATTTaccaatttataattttaagtttaGGATTTATGAGTAGGAATAAATGTTTAGCTGAAGATAATGGTTGTATTCTTTCATCTCTTAATAAAGCTATTaaaacctattattattattataaatttctcCTTATAAAGAtctattataattatcattagctttttataatttatttaaaataatctttattttcttttatttctttaatttttattgttctgtttaattgttttttagtattttatttcaattattattgttattagtaatttaattcagaatttttttaatatattttttcaatattatgaATCTTTTAAATTACTGCCTTTTATagttatgattattattgttataataatagtaattattatttatcttttaaattgtttttttgtttatctttttatcccttttaaaatgttataatttattattattattattattggtttaaaTTGATCCTTATTTTTCTACATACAGGTTACAGTGCTGTGGTTGCAGACAACACACCAGACTCCTCACTTAGCAGTGCCAGCCAATCACAAAACAGCCATTCCTCATCCTCGAGCTCATCAACCAATCAAATGTGAGTGTGCATCTGCATATCTTTGAGTTTTAGCTAACATAACAGTAatatgattgatttattgattgttgCTGTTGTTCTCTCTCCAACTTCCTCTGTATTATAGTCTGGATAATGGCCCCAGTTTATTGAGTTCTATCACTCTACCCCCCTCCTCCCCATCACCCTCCTTCACTGACAACACACCTGGTGGTGGGAGTCTGCTAAATGGCCCACACTCCTATACACTCAACACAGAAGCCATCAAGGTGTGTCTTTTATCCTGGTTAGACTAGATTCAGACTGTCAGTGGCACACAATTCACTCACTTCAGCTTTACGTTTCTCAAAAGGAATTTCCTTCAAATGCAATAAAATCGATTTCAATAGTGCTGTTTCCTATGTAATTCCATTTGGTCTCTCACAGGCTCCTGAACCACCGAGCTCTCTGAAAGCTATGGCAGAGCGGGCTGCCCTGGGATTGACACTGGATGGAGAGATTTCATCACTACACCTCCCAGATCGAGGTACCTTACAGAAATAGTTAAAACCACTCGTTTTCAGTACCTATTTAACTGGCATACATGGTTATTTGAAGTACAGTCAGTCATCTCCCCTCAGTATCCTTCAAGTTTATGATTAAATGACTCAACTGCACACAGCCCACCCGGTCTAACAGCTAGACTGCAGTTTAATGTGCCAGATTATATGTTACGTAAGGTACAGGCTGGTATAATCTTCACAAACTCtaaaaatgtctttctttctcaGCCCCACCTGGACCCACAACGGCCCCTCAGCCTGCCGTTTCAGAGGTCAACCTGCCGCCAACTTTAGGGGCATGTCCACTAGGTCCCACCCCCCTCAGTAAAGAGCAGCTTTACCAACAGGCAATGCAGGAGTCAACATGGACGCACATGCCCCACCCGTCCGATTCAGAGAGAATCAGGTACACAATATTAGATTATGCTATCTAGTCTAAACACAGAGTaaaattagtgtttttatttcattgtgaAGACATTCAACTGGAAGAAGCTGCTCCTCAAGCTGAAGATGTGAACCTGACATGAgtcgttttttttaatttttgtccgTTTGTAGGCAGTATCTGATGAGAAACCCCTGTCCTACACCGCCATTCCACCACCAGGTTCCCCCACATCATTCGGACTCTATCGAGTTCTACCAGAGATTGTCCACTGAAACGCTCTTCTTCATTTTCTACTACCTGGAGGTCTGTGTTTGTTGCTTTTAAATAAGCACATGTGTTGGATGTTGCAGTCTTCCAAATGTTTCTCTTGGTTGGCATTTTACCTCAGGGCACAAAGGCGCAGTACTTGTCGGCTAAAGCACTGAAGAAGCAATCGTGGAGGTTCCACACCAAATACATGATGTGGTTCCAACGGCACGAGGAACCCAAGACCATCACTGATGAGTTCGAACAGGTACAAACCCACTACAGTTTTCATGCTCAacaaactgagtttttttttttttttttttacacacatactTTTTCCCTGGGCAATAAGCGATGTCCAATCGTAAAAGATTAGGTACTTTGAGTCAATtttgttcaaaggcttgatcaaaccagttaGTAAACCAGTGAATTGGTtcgtgaatcagtttgaatgattcgttcagttccctgaTGCACAAGCTGAGCTGTCTGAAGCGGTTCTTACTTGGAGTTTTAACAGAAAGTTTAAGTGCACCAAGAGCGTTGAAGACTTGGCTTTGGATCTACAGTCAGTTGAAAGTAAATCTGCAAAGGCTGTTGTTTGCTAGCTATGAAGatctttattagatgaacacAGGGTGTTGTCGTCTACAGTTCAACATGTATGACTTAGGCTACATTTGATTACAGTACACAATACCACTGACATTACCAGTTTGTTGGATGTATAactctaaaatattatttttacattaagtaAGCTGTCAAAGAGTATGTAATGAATACCCTCCAAACCTGTGTTAGCTCTGTTCCAGAAGGAATGCCTTTGCCTAGATTTCCACAATATTTATGCttgcagaaatatacatttgtttacattttgcagaacagAAGGAAGAAGATCTGTCAATGTGCATTTGGTTGGTATTGTTAAGATGTTCTGTAACTTAGTGGTCATGTGAGGAGTTTTCACTCATCTCCGTGTCGAaggttatttatacatatacataatgaatatactttaaaatataatttcattcagtgatgcaaatcagaattttcatcaTCTGGTACTCCAGTtttcatgatccttcaaaaaatatttctaatatgttgatttattttaAGTGCTGGACAGTTTttctgcctaatatttttgtttaggattctttgattagaaagctaaaaagaacatcattgaTAGTAAATCAAcgtattggaatgatttctgaaggattatgtgacactgaagactaactattcagactagtacttttagttttacttgagtaaatatttctataagtacttttacttgaATACAGTTTTTGCGTACTCTACTCCTCTCTGtagagccattactccagtcgtcagtgtcacatattctttagaaatcatttctgatatgcagatttgctgTTTGAGGAACATTTCTTAATGTTGAGACAGTCATTGCTTAATACTTTTTGATAATTTAGTTTTATgaatctttaatgaatagaaagcagTATTCATTTGCAATATAAATCTTGTTTTAAACGTTATAATGTCTTTACCGTTGCTTGAATTTGCGATTTCAAtcgaatgcatccttgctaaataacagtattaatttctttaaaaaaaatctataatgtttttacagtttaataaatatacaaatgaacacatttgcaTATCCTACAAACTGGAACCATTTTAAGAGCCCTATTTTCTATGATGTAATAATATGCTTGAAATTTCTAAACTCCGTTTAAATGAATATATTCTCTTTCTGTCTGTAGGGCACGTACATTTACTTTGACTATGAAAAGTGGGGCCAGAGAAAAAAGGAAGGATTTACCTTTGAGTACAGATACCTGGAGGATAGAGACCTGCAGTGactgacggagagagagagagagagagagagagcgatcgCTACGACAGAGAAAACGCTGCTGTTAACATTCCGAGATGAACTCTATGTCGTGGTTAAAGTTGGATGTGATGATGGCCTTTTtctttaaaagagagagagagcagggggTCGAGTGCCTGTTTACATACAAACATTTGAACC encodes:
- the LOC128030568 gene encoding CCR4-NOT transcription complex subunit 3 isoform X2 produces the protein MADKRKLQGEIDRCLKKVAEGVEQFEDIWKKLHNAANANQKEKYEADLKKEIKKLQRLRDQIKTWVASNEIKDKRQLVENRKLIETQMERFKVVERETKTKAYSKEGLGLAQKVDPAQKEKEETEQWLTNTIDTLNMQVDQFESEVESLSVQTRKKKGDKEKQDRIEELKRLIERHRHHILMLETILRMLDNDSIQVDAIHKIKDDVEYYIDSSQDPDFEENEFIYDDLDLEEIPTTLIATPPQGHIEDEMFLPSSSTPTSTTSSSPIPPSPATGPMEISEEKRGRSTDSEVCQSPVKNGNPSLSSFSSSASSSGSSSGSSSSSSLVSVATAVGGCTAISGSSSLLGSFSSAVQQHVPQSQQQAQVKLSSTSTPSNNTPSPPSHPTLPASTTASLPSSSTPGPVTSSSQSQASSVLGVEGSRLGLGLVKGSVTVTSSSSGAQMPGLGMAGLSGSLNTMAALLSGSNPAPYAQAAAGGTSGGASSGPVGSSSGSSGMSIPSGGAGGTNTGATSNGTGTGVGMSLLGSSPGHGSLTGGILNLVPGQTALQGSAQIPVSHVGTAPGGGTGESGLGGNGSSSVASAGVGTNVAPARPPSGLKQNGATSYSAVVADNTPDSSLSSASQSQNSHSSSSSSSTNQILDNGPSLLSSITLPPSSPSPSFTDNTPGGGSLLNGPHSYTLNTEAIKAPEPPSSLKAMAERAALGLTLDGEISSLHLPDRAPPGPTTAPQPAVSEVNLPPTLGACPLGPTPLSKEQLYQQAMQESTWTHMPHPSDSERIRQYLMRNPCPTPPFHHQVPPHHSDSIEFYQRLSTETLFFIFYYLEGTKAQYLSAKALKKQSWRFHTKYMMWFQRHEEPKTITDEFEQGTYIYFDYEKWGQRKKEGFTFEYRYLEDRDLQ
- the LOC128030568 gene encoding CCR4-NOT transcription complex subunit 3 isoform X1, yielding MADKRKLQGEIDRCLKKVAEGVEQFEDIWKKLHNAANANQKEKYEADLKKEIKKLQRLRDQIKTWVASNEIKDKRQLVENRKLIETQMERFKVVERETKTKAYSKEGLGLAQKVDPAQKEKEETEQWLTNTIDTLNMQVDQFESEVESLSVQTRKKKGDKEKQDRIEELKRLIERHRHHILMLETILRMLDNDSIQVDAIHKIKDDVEYYIDSSQDPDFEENEFIYDDLDLEEIRKFVCAWDGSFFFLNDMALSRWVAFLNISFSLATTLIATPPQGHIEDEMFLPSSSTPTSTTSSSPIPPSPATGPMEISEEKRGRSTDSEVCQSPVKNGNPSLSSFSSSASSSGSSSGSSSSSSLVSVATAVGGCTAISGSSSLLGSFSSAVQQHVPQSQQQAQVKLSSTSTPSNNTPSPPSHPTLPASTTASLPSSSTPGPVTSSSQSQASSVLGVEGSRLGLGLVKGSVTVTSSSSGAQMPGLGMAGLSGSLNTMAALLSGSNPAPYAQAAAGGTSGGASSGPVGSSSGSSGMSIPSGGAGGTNTGATSNGTGTGVGMSLLGSSPGHGSLTGGILNLVPGQTALQGSAQIPVSHVGTAPGGGTGESGLGGNGSSSVASAGVGTNVAPARPPSGLKQNGATSYSAVVADNTPDSSLSSASQSQNSHSSSSSSSTNQILDNGPSLLSSITLPPSSPSPSFTDNTPGGGSLLNGPHSYTLNTEAIKAPEPPSSLKAMAERAALGLTLDGEISSLHLPDRAPPGPTTAPQPAVSEVNLPPTLGACPLGPTPLSKEQLYQQAMQESTWTHMPHPSDSERIRQYLMRNPCPTPPFHHQVPPHHSDSIEFYQRLSTETLFFIFYYLEGTKAQYLSAKALKKQSWRFHTKYMMWFQRHEEPKTITDEFEQGTYIYFDYEKWGQRKKEGFTFEYRYLEDRDLQ
- the LOC128030568 gene encoding CCR4-NOT transcription complex subunit 3 isoform X3, which codes for MADKRKLQGEIDRCLKKVAEGVEQFEDIWKKLHNAANANQKEKYEADLKKEIKKLQRLRDQIKTWVASNEIKDKRQLVENRKLIETQMERFKVVERETKTKAYSKEGLGLAQKVDPAQKEKEETEQWLTNTIDTLNMQVDQFESEVESLSVQTRKKKGDKEDRIEELKRLIERHRHHILMLETILRMLDNDSIQVDAIHKIKDDVEYYIDSSQDPDFEENEFIYDDLDLEEIPTTLIATPPQGHIEDEMFLPSSSTPTSTTSSSPIPPSPATGPMEISEEKRGRSTDSEVCQSPVKNGNPSLSSFSSSASSSGSSSGSSSSSSLVSVATAVGGCTAISGSSSLLGSFSSAVQQHVPQSQQQAQVKLSSTSTPSNNTPSPPSHPTLPASTTASLPSSSTPGPVTSSSQSQASSVLGVEGSRLGLGLVKGSVTVTSSSSGAQMPGLGMAGLSGSLNTMAALLSGSNPAPYAQAAAGGTSGGASSGPVGSSSGSSGMSIPSGGAGGTNTGATSNGTGTGVGMSLLGSSPGHGSLTGGILNLVPGQTALQGSAQIPVSHVGTAPGGGTGESGLGGNGSSSVASAGVGTNVAPARPPSGLKQNGATSYSAVVADNTPDSSLSSASQSQNSHSSSSSSSTNQILDNGPSLLSSITLPPSSPSPSFTDNTPGGGSLLNGPHSYTLNTEAIKAPEPPSSLKAMAERAALGLTLDGEISSLHLPDRAPPGPTTAPQPAVSEVNLPPTLGACPLGPTPLSKEQLYQQAMQESTWTHMPHPSDSERIRQYLMRNPCPTPPFHHQVPPHHSDSIEFYQRLSTETLFFIFYYLEGTKAQYLSAKALKKQSWRFHTKYMMWFQRHEEPKTITDEFEQGTYIYFDYEKWGQRKKEGFTFEYRYLEDRDLQ